Part of the Propioniciclava sp. MC1595 genome is shown below.
GCGCGTGCGGGTTGGCCATCATGAGCGGGATGTCCTTGCAGGTGCCCGGCTCGGACTCGTCGGCGTTGACCACGAGGTACTTGGGGTTGGGGTTGTCCTGCGGGACGAAGCTCCACTTCATGCCCGTCGGGAAGCCCGCGCCGCCACGGCCACGCAGGCCGGCGTCCTTGACCTCGTTGATGACCTCGTCGGGGGTCATCTTCAGCGCCTTGCGCAGGGCCTGGTAGCCGCCGCGGCGCTCGTAGTTGGTGATCTTCCAGGAACGCTCGTCGGCCCAGTTGGCCGAGAGGACCGGGGTGAGGGTGTCCGTCACTTCTCCTCCTCGCTCACCGGGGCCGGGACGTCCGGGGCCGTCCAGCCACGCTCGTTGGCGATCCTGAGGCCCACCAGCGAGGCACCGCCGGCGGCGGGACCCTCGTCGGCACGGCCGTCGGGGAAGCCGGCGATGACCCGCTCGGCCTCCTTCCAGCTGGTGATGGTGGCGCCACGGGTCGACTCCACCGGCTTGCCGGCGGCCAGGTCGTCCAGCAGGCGGTCGGCCTTCTCGGGGTCCATGTTGTCCATGAACTCCCAGTTGACCATCATCACCGGGGCGAAGTCGCAGGCGGCGTTGCACTCGACGGCCTCGAGGCTGAAGGTGCCGTCGGCGGTGGTCTCACCGGGGTGGATGCCCAGCTTGTCCTCGACGTGCTCCATGAGCGCGTCGCCACCCATCACGGCGCAGAGCGCAGTGACGCAGACGCCGACGTGGTGCTTGCCCGCCGGGCGACGCTTGTACATCGTGTAGAAGGTCGCCACACCGGACACCTGGGCCGCGGAGATGCCCAGCACCTCGGCGCAGGCCTCGATGCCGCGCGGGGACACGCGGCCGTCGACCGACTGCACCAGGTGGAGCATCGGGAGCAGCGCCGACCGGGCCTGCGGGTAGCGGGCCGCGAGTTGGCGCATCTCCTCGATGGTCTCGTCGGTGATGTTCGTCGCCTGGTCGGTGAGGTCGACGCCCCCCGACTCGGGGAAGAACGACTGGAACTCGTGACCGCTCACCGGTCAACACCTCCCATGACGGGGTCGATCGAAGCCAGGGCCATGATCACGTCGGAGATCATGCCGCCCTCGCACTGCAGGGGCACGGACTGCAGGTGGTTGAACCCTGGGTCCCGCATGTGCGCGCGGTACGGCCGGGTGCCACCATCGGAGACGATGTGGCAGCCGATCTCGCCCTTGGGCCCCTCGATCGGCACGTAGGCCTGCCCCGCCGGGACGCGGAAGCCCTCCGTGACGACCTTGAAGTGGTGGATCAGCGCCTCCATGGACTCACCCATGATGTGCTTGATGTGCTCGTGGCTGTTGCCCTGGCCGTCGGGCCCCACCTTGAGGTCGGCCGGCGTGCTGATCTTGGCGTCGGTGTACATCACCGGCTGGCCGACGGACTGCTCGAGGCGATCGGCGACCTGCTCGACGATCTTCAGCGACTCCCACATCTCGTTGTAGCGCACGAGGTAGCGGCCGTAGCAGTCGGCCGTGTCCTCGACGGGCACGTCGAAGTCGTAGGTCTCGTAGCCGCAATAGGGCTGGGTCTTGCGGAGGTCCCAGCCGTAGCCGGCCGAGCGCAGCAGCGGGCCGGTGACGCCCATCGCCATGCACGCCGCCAGGTCCTGGACGCCGACGTCGATGGTGCGGCCCTTGAAGATCGGGTTCTCCTTGATCAGGAGGGCCAGCTCCGGGAGGTGCTTCTTCAGCCAGCTGATCAGGTTGCGCAGGTCGGTGATGCCGTTCTCGGGCAGGTCGACCGCCACGCCGCCGGGGCGGATGTAGGCGTGGTTCATGCGGACGCCGCTGACGGCCTCGAAGAAGTCGAGGATCATCTCGCGCTCGCGGAAGCCGGCCATCATCACCGAGGTGGCGCCCAGCTCGTTGCCCGTGGTGCCGATG
Proteins encoded:
- the nuoE gene encoding NADH-quinone oxidoreductase subunit NuoE, which codes for MSGHEFQSFFPESGGVDLTDQATNITDETIEEMRQLAARYPQARSALLPMLHLVQSVDGRVSPRGIEACAEVLGISAAQVSGVATFYTMYKRRPAGKHHVGVCVTALCAVMGGDALMEHVEDKLGIHPGETTADGTFSLEAVECNAACDFAPVMMVNWEFMDNMDPEKADRLLDDLAAGKPVESTRGATITSWKEAERVIAGFPDGRADEGPAAGGASLVGLRIANERGWTAPDVPAPVSEEEK
- a CDS encoding NADH-quinone oxidoreductase subunit D, coding for MPMGGDWADIQQEQAERGDETLVINMGPQHPATHGVLRLILETEGETVKSVRPGIGFLHTGIEKNMEFRNWAQGSAFVTRMDYVAPIFNEVAYCLSVERLLGIEDKIPERATQIRVLMMELNRISNHLVAIGTTGNELGATSVMMAGFREREMILDFFEAVSGVRMNHAYIRPGGVAVDLPENGITDLRNLISWLKKHLPELALLIKENPIFKGRTIDVGVQDLAACMAMGVTGPLLRSAGYGWDLRKTQPYCGYETYDFDVPVEDTADCYGRYLVRYNEMWESLKIVEQVADRLEQSVGQPVMYTDAKISTPADLKVGPDGQGNSHEHIKHIMGESMEALIHHFKVVTEGFRVPAGQAYVPIEGPKGEIGCHIVSDGGTRPYRAHMRDPGFNHLQSVPLQCEGGMISDVIMALASIDPVMGGVDR